Proteins encoded within one genomic window of Anaerolineae bacterium:
- a CDS encoding DUF3048 domain-containing protein — protein MFFLKPGPPPTPTKTPKPIPTQTLTVVKANLLNLETPTPTPTPITEFCPLTGEPVDNPEKINRRPLAVKIANSPEVRPQSGLSFADIVFEHLAEGGLTRFTAIFLCKEAERIGSIRSARLIDLEIPLFYQAIFAYSGASGEITRMLDNCDFAQYTLSEWRGDPGFFRIKEPGKAFEHTLFTSTTSLWKVATQRGINQKVDINHMVFAKDPPPHGLPANEISIPYHRKYSDVFYRYDPRKEAYLRFIAGEPHLDALTGEQIAVKNVVIVYVHHVETLIVEDVLGAKSVQIQLWGQGKAQVCRDGRVYDAIWSRPSRPDPLKILDYGGNIFPFKPGNTWFELVPLDMEVKIK, from the coding sequence TTGTTCTTTCTTAAGCCCGGCCCCCCCCCAACTCCCACCAAAACCCCAAAACCGATCCCAACCCAAACTTTAACTGTTGTCAAAGCAAATCTATTAAACCTAGAGACCCCCACACCGACCCCCACCCCCATTACCGAGTTCTGTCCTCTCACAGGGGAACCAGTGGATAACCCGGAGAAAATTAACCGCAGGCCCCTGGCCGTAAAGATCGCCAACTCTCCAGAAGTAAGGCCTCAATCGGGCCTCTCTTTTGCGGATATTGTCTTTGAGCATCTGGCTGAAGGGGGCTTGACCCGTTTTACCGCTATATTCCTCTGCAAAGAAGCTGAACGCATAGGCTCTATAAGAAGTGCCAGACTTATTGACCTGGAGATCCCTCTTTTCTACCAGGCTATTTTTGCTTACTCAGGAGCTTCGGGGGAAATAACCAGGATGCTGGATAATTGCGATTTCGCCCAGTATACTCTTTCGGAATGGCGCGGGGATCCTGGATTTTTCCGGATAAAGGAGCCAGGCAAAGCTTTTGAGCACACTCTTTTCACCAGCACCACTTCTCTCTGGAAAGTGGCGACTCAGAGAGGTATAAACCAGAAGGTGGATATAAATCACATGGTCTTTGCTAAAGATCCCCCGCCTCATGGCCTTCCGGCTAACGAAATATCAATCCCTTACCATCGCAAGTATTCGGATGTCTTTTACCGTTACGATCCCAGGAAAGAGGCTTACCTCCGCTTCATTGCAGGAGAGCCTCACCTCGATGCCCTAACCGGCGAGCAGATTGCGGTGAAAAATGTGGTTATAGTTTACGTGCACCATGTGGAAACTTTAATAGTGGAAGATGTCCTAGGAGCTAAATCCGTCCAGATACAGCTATGGGGCCAGGGCAAAGCTCAGGTATGCCGGGATGGACGAGTTTACGATGCGATATGGAGCAGGCCATCCCGCCCCGACCCTCTGAAAATTCTGGATTACGGTGGGAATATATTTCCCTTTAAACCCGGGAACACTTGGTTTGAGCTCGTCCCGCTGGACATGGAGGTCAAAATTAAATGA
- the cobO gene encoding cob(I)yrinic acid a,c-diamide adenosyltransferase translates to MSLKKGLIEVYTGDGKGKTTAALGLALRAAGHGLKTCIIQFMKGWPNYGELKSVGNIPEITLRQFGGPHFVDRNNPSLQDIEMAHEALEEARRAMLSGQYDIIVLDEINVALDFGLLSLEEVIALLEEKPEGVELILTGRNAHPEIIKRAHLVTEMKEVKHPYREGIVARKGIDY, encoded by the coding sequence ATGAGTTTAAAAAAGGGCCTTATAGAGGTTTACACAGGCGATGGTAAAGGTAAAACAACGGCCGCTTTAGGTTTAGCCTTGAGAGCAGCAGGCCATGGCCTCAAGACCTGCATAATCCAGTTTATGAAAGGCTGGCCCAACTACGGGGAACTCAAATCAGTGGGAAATATACCCGAAATAACTCTGCGGCAGTTTGGAGGCCCCCATTTTGTGGATCGCAACAATCCCTCGCTGCAGGATATAGAAATGGCCCATGAGGCCCTGGAAGAAGCCCGCCGGGCGATGCTTTCGGGCCAGTATGACATAATAGTCCTGGATGAAATTAACGTAGCCCTGGACTTTGGCCTTTTATCGTTGGAGGAAGTAATAGCTCTTTTGGAGGAAAAGCCGGAAGGGGTTGAACTCATCCTCACAGGCCGCAATGCCCACCCCGAAATTATCAAACGGGCCCACCTTGTTACCGAGATGAAGGAGGTGAAACACCCCTATCGGGAAGGAATCGTTGCTCGCAAGGGGATTGATTATTAG